Proteins encoded within one genomic window of Streptomyces sp. NBC_01237:
- a CDS encoding helix-turn-helix domain-containing protein gives MATAEESASEAFAARLRALRDGSGRTYASLARRVDISASTLHRYCVGRTVPIAFAPVERLARFCGCGGDDLAALHRLWIMADAERNRRRVPVPSLPAAPVTAGGSTKGEGGGDGREPVVRAPARRRGPYAATALLATLITLTLIVVFGGTPFSGADGPGAAVEKSEGRVPGAERPRRAVVPSPAAPSSGAPSPDVTPSPSGDAAAGAVDRPRQPRATVAENGVGSAGEREGDALPLSWTTDDHIWKNGCDHGYLLGGDTAEVPPPPVEADAESWARSLGAVHASDTGVRITLQGKGERAVVLESLRIRVTARREPPKRDVYRMNHGCGGALTPRLFDVDLDLPRPLARSVAGNDSGEPIAAVAFPYSVSATDPEVFLVTGRTAGCDCDWYGELRWSAGGRSGTVRIDDNGSPFRTSGARGRPVYDYDSHAGRWVRAEPEAPLRQRGGGPLR, from the coding sequence TTGGCAACAGCCGAGGAGAGCGCGAGCGAGGCCTTCGCGGCGCGGCTGCGCGCCCTGCGGGACGGGTCCGGCCGCACCTACGCCTCCCTCGCACGGCGGGTGGACATCAGCGCCTCGACACTGCACCGGTACTGCGTGGGACGGACGGTGCCGATCGCGTTCGCGCCGGTGGAGCGGCTGGCCCGCTTCTGCGGGTGCGGGGGCGACGACCTCGCGGCGCTGCACCGCCTGTGGATCATGGCGGACGCCGAACGGAACCGGCGACGGGTCCCGGTGCCGAGCCTGCCGGCCGCCCCCGTCACGGCCGGGGGCTCCACGAAGGGCGAGGGTGGCGGGGACGGGCGGGAGCCTGTCGTACGTGCCCCGGCGCGGCGGCGCGGTCCGTACGCCGCCACTGCCCTGCTCGCGACGCTCATCACGCTGACCCTGATCGTCGTGTTCGGCGGAACGCCGTTCTCGGGGGCGGACGGACCGGGAGCGGCCGTGGAGAAGTCCGAGGGGCGTGTCCCCGGAGCGGAACGGCCACGACGGGCCGTCGTCCCCTCCCCTGCCGCCCCCTCCTCCGGCGCCCCCTCCCCCGATGTCACGCCCTCCCCTTCCGGCGACGCGGCGGCCGGGGCGGTGGACCGCCCGCGGCAGCCGCGGGCGACGGTGGCCGAGAACGGCGTCGGCTCCGCCGGGGAACGGGAGGGCGACGCGTTGCCCCTCTCGTGGACCACCGACGATCACATCTGGAAGAACGGGTGCGATCACGGCTATCTCCTCGGCGGGGACACCGCGGAGGTGCCCCCGCCGCCGGTGGAGGCGGACGCCGAGTCCTGGGCACGGTCCCTCGGTGCCGTGCACGCGTCCGACACCGGCGTGCGGATCACGCTCCAGGGCAAGGGTGAGCGGGCGGTGGTCCTCGAATCGCTGCGGATCCGGGTGACCGCCCGGCGGGAGCCGCCGAAGCGGGACGTCTACCGCATGAATCACGGGTGCGGCGGCGCGCTCACTCCCCGCCTGTTCGATGTGGACCTGGACCTGCCGCGGCCGCTCGCGCGGTCCGTCGCGGGCAATGACTCCGGTGAGCCGATCGCGGCGGTCGCGTTCCCGTACAGCGTCTCGGCGACGGACCCGGAGGTCTTCCTGGTCACCGGTCGCACGGCCGGCTGTGACTGCGACTGGTACGGGGAGCTGCGATGGAGCGCCGGCGGGCGATCCGGGACCGTGCGCATCGACGACAACGGCAGCCCGTTCCGCACCAGCGGTGCCCGGGGACGTCCGGTGTACGACTACGACTCCCACGCCGGCCGCTGGGTACGCGCCGAGCCGGAAGCACCCCTGCGTCAGCGTGGCGGCGGGCCGCTGCGTTAG